From one Lolium rigidum isolate FL_2022 chromosome 4, APGP_CSIRO_Lrig_0.1, whole genome shotgun sequence genomic stretch:
- the LOC124647121 gene encoding uncharacterized protein LOC124647121, whose amino-acid sequence MSTRVLPVKTHVPDFEWKIEDFSSLLETAAKSATSGPFHCSGYNWHLQVSPMHTKPGAKTAYVALCVYMQRPTSLEQGHSVHAVFELSIYNHSNGMYCGCKASHTFEFKNFTSNKHCLIPLQQLLKSSAFLVDGSCVFGLEILKIDAFSPEKRAVVVQKKATTVENLFVQKKGYLEGTYTWTMNNFLELDHEQSFARSPTFEVGGHKWYVGMYPSGGKYNTDCVSLYLYMDASKELPLESGMVVQGTLSILDQNNGKYFTATTGLRVFSGPYGWGWPCFVALKELKDPSRGYLVGSKCVIKADLFIVGSSTDGKI is encoded by the exons ATGTCCA CTCGTGTGCTTCCAGTGAAGACACATGTTCCTGACTTTGAATGGAAGATTGAGGACTTCTCATCGCTACTTGAGACGGCGGCAAAGTCAGCAACATCTGGTCCTTTTCACTGTTCTGGGTATAACTG GCACCTCCAAGTGAGTCCAATGCATACAAAACCTGGTGCTAAAACTGCATATGTTGCTCTTTGTGTTTATATGCAACGACCAACAAGTTTGGAGCAAGGGCACTCGGTGCATGCAGTGTTTGAGTTGTCAATATACAACCATTCTAATGGAATGTATTGTGGATGCAAAG CTAGCCACACCTTTGAGTTCAAGAATTTCACCTCGAACAAGCACTGCTTGATTCCTCTTCAGCAGCTACTGAAATCATCTGCTTTTCTAGTTGATGGTAGCTGTGTCTTTGGTTTAGAGATATTAAAAATTGACGCGTTTTCTCCTGAAAAGAGGGCTGTTGTGGTTCAGAAGAAGGCTACCACAGTTGAGAATCTCTTTGTCCAGAAGAAGGGATACCTGGAAGGAACATACACTTGGACCATGAACAATTTCCTTGAACTGGACCATGAGCAATCATTTGCCCGTTCTCCTACATTTGAAGTTGGCGGCCATAAATG GTACGTCGGTATGTATCCGTCTGGTGGCAAGTACAACACTGATTGTGTTTCCTTGTACTTATACATGGATGCTTCCAAAGAGCTCCCTTTAGAGTCCGGAATGGTGGTTCAAGGGACTCTTTCCATCCTGGACCAAAATAATGGGAAATACTTCACTGCAACTACAG GTCTCAGGGTCTTTAGTGGTCCATACGGCTGGGGATGGCCTTGCTTCGTTGCACTCAAGGAACTCAAGGACCCGTCTCGAGGATATCTTGTGGGATCAAAATGCGTTATCAAGGCAGATCTCTTTATCGTTGGGTCATCTACTGATGGAAAGATCTAG